The Scatophagus argus isolate fScaArg1 chromosome 4, fScaArg1.pri, whole genome shotgun sequence DNA window CATTACTATTTTCATCTCGTGTTTTCCTTACAGTGCTGGCCCGCGCTTGGCCTAATCAATGTGAATGTTGTTTGCCTCTCTGATgtaaaatgcagttttgatATTAACGGGAGAAACAacatttgcatgtgtttcaCCACATCACAAGTTGATTCAccttaaaaaaatatgatcCATATCTGACAAATAAATGTAGTCGTGTCACCTTCAGCTGACAAACACATGTCTGCAATACATTGTTATTAACAGTgtgaattttaatttatatatacaattttttatcatatttatttattaataatacaaaTTACATTCCTCTTTTGTTCTCTATCTCTTTGTGGCATCCTATTAAATCTTACTTACACATATTGATGAAGTGTAAATCATGACTTTATGTGTGACTATTGATGCTGTAAAAAGGCTATTATGTTATGGTAATGACCAGTAACATATGCAGTGCAATAAATCagtatacttttattttgaaaataactgGAATGCAATTGTCTTCTGTGTAGTTAAGGAGGTAAATAGACTTTTTCAGTTCAATAcgtattttattttacaattttatttttggggcttgttattttttcaaataaatgtaattattgattattatgtTTATCTTTCGTTATCATTCATTTTGAGGTTTGGACAGTTGGTTATACAAAACATTGTGAAGGTGTCACTCTGAGCTCTGGGTGATTGTGATGGTGATTCTCCATTTTAACAAACCAACAATCAGTCCATTCCAACTAGTCTCCTACATGCAACtgtttgaataaatgaaataaagaagtCACTTTACTTACACCTAATgtaagtgtgtttattttattaaatgtctCGAATTGATAGGATACAGTCGCTAAAattattcatcatcatcaccacactAAAATCATTAATgtcaatcaaatcaatcaatcgAAGTTTAGTCTTTTTGCCATGTTTAAAATTATCATTACTCTGTTTTTACATGTGAGATTGTCACTGGGTTTTAGACAAAAACTTTCCACATGCACTACAAGCAAAAGTCAATGATTTTACAAATGTCACACTATGCTTTTagaacaaaaaagaacagaaaaaaacgcTGCTGACAAACCAGTGTATGTCACAATGAACAAACAATGTCAAGACCTCCAATTGTTAACCCCTTCACCCTTTCTGTGACCCCTGCGCTGTACGAGAAACAGCTGCTGAAAGGATTTCTGAGCCCAATGGCCCCTGGAAATGTGCACAGTCCCTCCATATTCTGTGCATTTCTATGGCATTGCTGCTGGCTCAGGGGTTTTAGACAAAGGGCCGGTCTGTGGCTCAGGTATAAAAGCAAAGGGTTAAACCAGGTACGGTACAGTTTGGTGCAAGAGGAAGAACAGCAGCAgttccaacagcagcagcagcagcagcagcccaccGACCAGCAAAATGACTTCCACTGGAATGAACATGATGAGCAGGGTAAGGTTTCTACgaaggttttcattttcataatatTACTGCAACTAAACAAGTAAAAACTGGATGCCTCATGAGACCTTTAAATTCACGCAGTAGAAAACCGGCTGTTATTAGCAATATTTTAAAGTTGCCACAATCAGTATTATTTTTAGTACTAATGAatcaaatgagtgtgtgtgacaacCAGCAGAGGATTATCACTGAACAATGCAGTTCTCACCAGCTCTATGAAAGTTTGTATGAAATTTGAGCTAATTGTGGGAACATTTTGCATCTCTCTTACAGCTCTTATAGTGTAATTTCTTTATGCCATAgctgacagtttgtttgttttttcagagaaaaagctttaaaagcaCTGCCAGCTAAGTAACAAAgctgaaagagacaaaacagaaagaattaGTGACTAGCTGGTGACCACAGTGGAAAATTTAGCAGGTTAAAAGCCAGATATTTCACTTAACTATTACATATACAACTTCTTTCTGCTGCCCTCCAGTGGACACATCTTAAGCCGCACTTTAAAGTAAACTGTAAAATCCAAACTTTATCCTTCAAAACTCTACATCCAAGGAGGGCTGGACTTACCAACACTtaacagttttccttttttcacctTTAGTTTTGACCTCTTCTGTACCTCAAATGTGCTTACCAAATACTTCCCCTCTTCCTCAGATCATCTTCTACGAGGAGAGGAACTTCCAGGGTCGTTCTTATGAGTGCATGAGCGACTGCCCAGACATGTCCTCCTACCTGAGCAGGTGCCACTCCTGCAGGGTGGAGAGAGGTTGTTTCATGGTGTATGACCGCACCAACTACATGGGCAACCAGTACTTCATGAGGAGAGGCGAGTATGCCGACTACATGAGCATGATGGGCATGAGCGACTGCATCAGGTCCTGCCGCATGATCCCCATGGTAAGTTCTTGCAGCTGGCTGGAGTTTCTGTAGATGGCATCTCTAGACTgcttaaaaagaaattatttctcATAGCAAGCCATATAGAACTCATACCGAAAATACGAGTTAGACacactcctcctctgctccacaGTACAGGGGATCCTACAGGATGAGGATCTACGAGAGGGAGAACTTCGGAGGTCAGATGTATGAGCTGATGGACGACTGTGACAACATCATGGATCGCTACCGCATGTCCAACTGCATGTCCTGCAACGTGATGGAGGGCCACTGGCTGATGTACGAGCAGCCCCACTACAGAGGCAGGATGATGTACATGAGGCCTGGCGAGTACAGGAACTTCATGAACATGGGCGGAAGTGGCATGAGGTTCATGAGCATGAGGCGCATCACCGACTCCTGCTATTAGACCCTCTATGCACTAAATAAAGCTGTCATAACCTGATCCACTGTGCTgcgttttcatattttttttccatccctACACTCTCCACACATTCAACAGTTTACACCCATCAGAGCCAATCAGGCTTGTATTGCTGACTATAAAGCAGGAAAttcacaaagagagaaatgcaTTTCTCTTCAAATGATATACTTTACTCTCGCTCTTTCACAGAAATCAGTAAAGAGTTTTGCCATCTCTTTTACAGATTTGTGAAGTCAAACACAAAGACCTGCACAATCTAATGCAATCAATCAGTCCTATTTTTGTGAAGTTCAGAATTTTTTCAGATCGTGTCAAAATGGTGCTGGGTTTATTCTTTCTCCCTTGAATTTGTTTTCCCAAACTTCTCTTGGGTGTAATGCAATCAACCACTGGAATAGTCTGACACCTAAGCTGaccataaaataatgaattctcatttttacacttcagtttttgcacaggctgacaagcagtttcatggcCAGGTATGGCCTGTTCCCTTGTTAGACCATGACGTGTCAAACAGATAAAGGTCTGGAGTTGGCTCTGAGtattacatttgcatttggtagCTGTTCACTGGTGACACTCaagaaaacacctaaaaaaaacCCTGCCTGTTCTGGAATAATTTTGGATTCTTTGGACTGAGGAAACCAAGATTAACTTGTACCAGAATGATGGGAAGAGAAAAGTATGGAGAAGTAAAGGAACAGCTCATGATGTGAAGCATAGCCACATCACCTGCCAGACATGGTGGAGGACGTGTTATGGCATGGGCAAGTCTGGCTGCCATTGGAACCTGGTCACTGGTGTTTATTGATGACCTGAGTGCTGATAAAAGTACCAGGGTGAATTCTGAAGTGTTTAAAAAACTGATAGGATGCCACTTCATAATGACccaaaaaatacagcaaaggcaacctaagagaagacagaaagaaaaacaaacgaggcagctgcagtaaaggcctGTCAAAGCATCTCAAAGGAGGAAACTGCTTGGTCATTTGGTCACGTCCAGGGTTTCCAGACTTCAGGTAGTCAAAAGGTTTTCATTCAAGTATTAAACACAATtcttatatttgtaattatgttagtTTGTCCCATCACTTATGAGCCACCAGAAAAGGGGGCgggtgtataaaaatggcaacagttcctaaatggttaatgtcacacttttgtcaaaccccttaaattaaagctgaaagtcttcattTCACTCAAATGCTGaatgtttaatttcaaattcagtgcGGTGGTGTACAGAGACAAAATGCCAAGAAACTTAGACGTGTTCCAATATATATGGACCTAACTGTTCATGTAGAGGAAGCATCAGAAGTATGAAGGTAGATTTCCACATGCTCAGTGCAGAGGGAGCTGTTCACCATCTGTGAAGCCTTTTGATTTGCATATGAGAAGTAGCGCCGCATGCTGCTGACACTGCTGCTTGTTCGCTTTAAAATAGGGTTTGCGTCAGCTGAAATGGTTACACTGAGCCGGAGGAAGTTTAGTCTAACTCTGAGTGGAATTCAAACTGTTGAGTCTAGAGTTTAACATAGTAAACTTGGACATTGTCACATAAATATTAGAATAGATGGGATTCTCTGATTATATCAGAACTGCTCCAGTTTGGCTTCAGCCTCATTCATTGTTGTAATGAGATGTAAATATTGTCTTTACAGCATCTGactttgtttctgctctgtcctgttttcattcaggaacaTAATAGTCACACAGTTAAATATACAAACCCAAATCTGCACTGTTTCCTCTGAAATTACATATTACTAATACCTGTTAACAATATGcaaatgtgaaagaaatgcTAAGGTGAGAGTGACGTTTTTTCATGTGACCCCAACGGAGCTAAAGGAAGAGTGAAATTGGCCTTATATTAACCACAGGGCCCAGAACACAACTCTAAATGAAGGATAATGTTGATCTCTAACttctggatgtgtaaataagcaattGTTGGCTAAAAAGTAAGTTTGCACTGCTCCCAAAAgacccccccaaaaaaacttgattgcaggtctaagtaaaaataaaaaccaaatcTATATGCATACTTACAAAAGATATATGCATAAGGCATTGCCTGTCTCCAACAAGATAGATAGCCTACATATACCTTCCATGCCTCACAGGAGGATTATAGAAGCACATGCCTGActatctgtctttctctctcactttcctctctcttcttcctccagagAACGTCCAATCCAGCGAGTGAGTGTGGAATCAATGGCCTGATACGAGATTCAGCCTAATGAGGATCAGAAACATCTTAATAAAGACCCATAATCCACCACTTAATCCCTCATTACAGAATCATCTGCATTCAGCGGTCCTGCTTCATACAGCCACAGTGACGGCACATTCAGGTCCATTGTTATACTTGGCCTCATCTCTCACCCAGGGCTATGTCTCCCTTTGTCTCCCCTCGGTGTCAGTTATATTTGATCCGCTCTCATTAGACTTTCAGACGAGATGAGCAGAAGGGCCTGAAAATAGTGCTTTTGTGTGCACTTCTACGCTATCTCCTgtctgaaatggaaaatgagaCATATGCTTAATGAGGACGAGATGGACTGGGACCTGCCTTCTGACAAAGATAGGGGGTGTATTGTGTGAAGGAAGTGCTGTGACCGATACTGTTAAAGGACACACTTTCCAGGCCATGTCTGTGTCAGTGACTGTGATTTCTGAGAGTGTGAAAATTACTCTG harbors:
- the LOC124057794 gene encoding gamma-crystallin M2-like — protein: MTSTGMNMMSRIIFYEERNFQGRSYECMSDCPDMSSYLSRCHSCRVERGCFMVYDRTNYMGNQYFMRRGEYADYMSMMGMSDCIRSCRMIPMYRGSYRMRIYERENFGGQMYELMDDCDNIMDRYRMSNCMSCNVMEGHWLMYEQPHYRGRMMYMRPGEYRNFMNMGGSGMRFMSMRRITDSCY